One region of Zingiber officinale cultivar Zhangliang chromosome 7B, Zo_v1.1, whole genome shotgun sequence genomic DNA includes:
- the LOC122006668 gene encoding uncharacterized protein LOC122006668 isoform X2: MTFNGSEVHTRLQHLLVQLQIEAGVLDRIVYRNKNQHRHGSYFQYLLKVRRDLNLLHSTELGRILKMLFPIIDGKKPARMAIVPTRLKSNDIGSNHNLKNRLLGCARLLSQMTEPILKAAIQISLLLAKSFFSGFCITVMALLARLRVLVQQMLQDVVMVFNKVSFLTTEKQSIKLSQDGVEVYREFHRSVHKRIVLECVWKGDKYFLLERTENKEDETREEDIQATPSSTTTIHYRTLELFDEEEETSCPPTDATNSSQAQVDKFPATTEAATGNVPVEPQTQSRRKVAFVSVKRPAAASNTNEPVKIPKLDLVSNNSLETDDPFLDLLFSGINSACATNK, encoded by the exons ATGACATTCAATGGTTCAGAGGTCCATACCAGGCTTCAGCATCTCCTTGTTCAACTCCAAATTGAGGCTGGAGTCCTTGATCGAATTGTCTACAGGAACAAGAACCAACATCGACATGGCTCTTACTTTCAATATCTCTTAAAG GTGAGAAGAGACTTGAATCTTCTTCATTCTACTGAGTTAGGGCGAATACTGAAAATGCTCTTTCCCATTATTGATGGAAAAAAACCTGCTCGAATGGCGATTGTCCCCACACG TTTAAAGTCAAACGACATTGGCTCAAATCACAATTTGAAAAATCGCCTATTAGGTTGTGCACGTTTATTATCTCAG ATGACAGAACCAATACTCAAGGCAGCAAT TCAGATATCCTTATTGCTTGCTAAATCATTTTTCTCGGGATTTTGTATCACTGTAATGGCTTTGCTTGCGCGTCTCAGGGTTCTTGTTCAGCAG ATGCTACAAGACGTGGTTATGGTTTTCAACAAGGTTTCATTTCTTACTACTGAAAAGCAATCTATAAAACTATCTCAAGATGGCGTAGAG GTTTACAGGGAATTCCACCGTTCAGTACATAAGAGGATTGTTTTGGAATGTGTTTGGAAAGGAGATAAATATTTCTTGCTTGAGAGGACAGAAAATAAGGAGGATGAAACCAGAGAAGAAGATATACAAGCTACTCCATCCTCCACTACAACTATTCATTACAGAACATTAGAACTCTTTGATGAAG AGGAAGAAACCTCATGTCCACCGACAGATGCAACTAATTCGTCCCAAGCCCAAGTGGATAAATTTCCTGCAACTACTGAGGCAGCAACAGGGAATGTGCCTGTGGAACCCCAAACTCAATCGAGAAGGAAGGTGGCCTTTGTTTCAGTGAAAAGACCCGCTGCTGCTTCTAACACAAACGAACCTGTCAAAATTCCAAAACTGGACTTGGTTTCAAACAATTCCCTAGAAACTGACGATCCATTTTTAGATCTACTATTTTCTGGAATAAACAGCGCTTGTGCTACAAACAAGTAA
- the LOC122006668 gene encoding uncharacterized protein LOC122006668 isoform X1 → MAEIFECTAHSSFGFDAMTFNGSEVHTRLQHLLVQLQIEAGVLDRIVYRNKNQHRHGSYFQYLLKVRRDLNLLHSTELGRILKMLFPIIDGKKPARMAIVPTRLKSNDIGSNHNLKNRLLGCARLLSQMTEPILKAAIQISLLLAKSFFSGFCITVMALLARLRVLVQQMLQDVVMVFNKVSFLTTEKQSIKLSQDGVEVYREFHRSVHKRIVLECVWKGDKYFLLERTENKEDETREEDIQATPSSTTTIHYRTLELFDEEEETSCPPTDATNSSQAQVDKFPATTEAATGNVPVEPQTQSRRKVAFVSVKRPAAASNTNEPVKIPKLDLVSNNSLETDDPFLDLLFSGINSACATNK, encoded by the exons ATGGCCGAGATCTTTGAGTGCACTGCTCACA GTTCGTTTGGATTTGATGCAATGACATTCAATGGTTCAGAGGTCCATACCAGGCTTCAGCATCTCCTTGTTCAACTCCAAATTGAGGCTGGAGTCCTTGATCGAATTGTCTACAGGAACAAGAACCAACATCGACATGGCTCTTACTTTCAATATCTCTTAAAG GTGAGAAGAGACTTGAATCTTCTTCATTCTACTGAGTTAGGGCGAATACTGAAAATGCTCTTTCCCATTATTGATGGAAAAAAACCTGCTCGAATGGCGATTGTCCCCACACG TTTAAAGTCAAACGACATTGGCTCAAATCACAATTTGAAAAATCGCCTATTAGGTTGTGCACGTTTATTATCTCAG ATGACAGAACCAATACTCAAGGCAGCAAT TCAGATATCCTTATTGCTTGCTAAATCATTTTTCTCGGGATTTTGTATCACTGTAATGGCTTTGCTTGCGCGTCTCAGGGTTCTTGTTCAGCAG ATGCTACAAGACGTGGTTATGGTTTTCAACAAGGTTTCATTTCTTACTACTGAAAAGCAATCTATAAAACTATCTCAAGATGGCGTAGAG GTTTACAGGGAATTCCACCGTTCAGTACATAAGAGGATTGTTTTGGAATGTGTTTGGAAAGGAGATAAATATTTCTTGCTTGAGAGGACAGAAAATAAGGAGGATGAAACCAGAGAAGAAGATATACAAGCTACTCCATCCTCCACTACAACTATTCATTACAGAACATTAGAACTCTTTGATGAAG AGGAAGAAACCTCATGTCCACCGACAGATGCAACTAATTCGTCCCAAGCCCAAGTGGATAAATTTCCTGCAACTACTGAGGCAGCAACAGGGAATGTGCCTGTGGAACCCCAAACTCAATCGAGAAGGAAGGTGGCCTTTGTTTCAGTGAAAAGACCCGCTGCTGCTTCTAACACAAACGAACCTGTCAAAATTCCAAAACTGGACTTGGTTTCAAACAATTCCCTAGAAACTGACGATCCATTTTTAGATCTACTATTTTCTGGAATAAACAGCGCTTGTGCTACAAACAAGTAA